From Centropristis striata isolate RG_2023a ecotype Rhode Island chromosome 16, C.striata_1.0, whole genome shotgun sequence, a single genomic window includes:
- the golga5 gene encoding golgin subfamily A member 5, with protein MSWFADLAGKAEDFLNKVDQGAATALTKNQSRTSSFSSSYGEESLVKPEYSTSEYTTHAAVTHHAYVSSDDAPSFISAAAGNIKRSSATLLAGTANVASTANMASTPSASGSSPPNSAKTSSGFVRPKKSEQDVDDDMLFDFLNSSDPPVSNRRDSRREQVKVSVAVTEAQNPTPPPSTTPHTVPSAPSTPPSTRGVSRASSMSSLSAHSLKTSEESSAKEQSQDTPESSDSGLAVPQESIRQEPPPPPLPTEEPQSHILSSLRLENQLLRSEVASLNQEMASVIQRAKDLQDELNQARLRADRWNSEQSQTDRMVRELRSKVDDLTEALSAKDGQLAILKIRLDEADQMLKSRCAALEEAQKERSRIMQDHTEGSSMQNQALETIQERLREADLAVRREQDSYRQMQNEFGGRLSKVEAERQTLAETVTAAERRAAEEKLRVDDLQSQLKSAKAAAEAAKQELQDYKHKASRILQSKEKLISSLKEGSGLDTLDGSGTMALELEDLRHEREMQKEDVQKLQGQVHTLRIEIQDLENQAVTEADSWREQQLQFEEQMAYQHRLKQEVEAELERYKQELQYLEEEQHRAKTTLQSRVKDREDEIQKLRNQLTNKTLSSSSQTELENRLHQLTETLIQKQTMLEALGTEKSSLVFQLERLEQQLKNSQGGQSGGPSINMSGLEGPVARQRNTPVLFSDQDSPGMYGKVRKAASTIDRFSIRLGIFLRRYPMARVFVILYMAVLHLWVMIVLLTYTPEMHHGHPGGR; from the exons ATGTCTTGGTTTGCTGATTTGGCTGGGAAAGCTGAGGACTTCCTGAATAAAGTGGACCAGGGAGCTGCCACTGCCCTGACCAAAAACCAGTCGAGAACATCCTCCTTTTCGTCATCCTATGGAGAGGAATCACTTGTGAAACCCGAATATAGCACTTCAGAGTACACGACCCATGCAGCTGTGACACATCATGCCTATGTATCGTCTGATGACGCACCCAGCTTTATCTCTGCAGCAGCTGGCAACATTAAGAGATCCAGTGCTACCCTGCTGGCTGGTACCGCCAACGTGGCCAGTACGGCCAACATGGCCAGTACTCCATCCGCTTCTGGCAGCAGCCCCCCCAACTCTGCAAAGACCTCGTCTGGCTTTGTGAGGCCCAAAAAGAGCGAGCAGGATGTGGACGATGACATGCTTTTTGACTTTCTGAACAGCTCGGACCCTCCGGTCAGCAACAGGAGGGATTCGAGAAGGGAACAGGTGAAAGTGTCGGTTGCGGTTACTGAGGCCCAAAACCCAACACCTCCTCCTTCCACCACTCCTCACACCGTCCCCTCAGCCCCGTCGACGCCCCCCTCAACCCGGGGTGTATCCAGGGCCTCGAGCATGAGCTCACTGTCTGCTCACAGCCTCAAAACATCAGAGGAGAGCTCTGCTAAAGAACAAAGCCAAG ACACACCTGAGAGTTCAGACTCAGGCTTGGCTGTCCCTCAAGAGTCCATCAGGCaggagcctcctcctcctcctcttcccacaGAGGAGCCGCAGAGCCACATCCTGTCCAGTCTGCGTCTGGAGAACCAGCTGCTGCGCAGTGAGGTGGCCTCCCTCAACCAGGAGATGGCTTCAGTCATCCAGAGAGCAAAAGACTTACAAGATG AATTGAACCAGGCCCGTCTACGTGCAGACAGGTGGAACTCGGAGCAGTCTCAGACAGACCGGATGGTACGGGAACTTCGGTCAAAGGTTGATGACCTAACAGAGGCTCTCTCTGCTAAAGACGGTCAACTCGCCATCCTGAAAATCAGACTAGATGAAGCTGATCAGATGCTGAAGTCCCGCTGTGCTGCATTAGAGGAGGCACAGAAGGAACGGTCAAG aattatgCAAGACCACACAGAAGGGAGCAGCATGCAGAACCAAGCTCTTGAAACGATACAGGAGAGGCTGCGAGAGGCTGATTTGGCCGTCAGGAGGGAGCAGGACAGCTACAGGCAGATGCAG AATGAGTTTGGCGGCCGCCTGTCCAAGGTGGAGGCAGAGAGGCAGACCCTCGCAGAGACGGTGACTGCAGCAGAGCGGCGAGCTGCAGAGGAGAAGCTCAGGGTCGACGACCTCCAGTCACAGCTGAAAAGTGCTAAAGCTGCAGCTGAGGCTGCCAAACAGGAGTTGCAAGACTACAAGCACAAAGCTTCACGCATCCTTCAA TCCAAAGAGAAGTTGATCAGCAGTCTGAAGGAGGGATCTGGTCTGGACACTCTGGATGGCAGCGGGACCATGGCTCTGGAGCTGGAGGACCTGCGTCACGAGAGGGAAATGCAGAAAGAGGACGTCCAAAAACTACAGGGCCAAGTGCACACACTTCGGATAGAAATACAG GATTTAGAGAATCAGGCTGTGACTGAGGCAGACTCATGGAgggagcagcagctgcagtttgAGGAGCAAATGGCCTACCAGCACAGACTAAAGCAGGAGGTGGAGGCTGAGCTCGAGCGCTACAAACAG GAGCTGCAGTATCTAGAGGAAGAACAACATCGAGCCAAAACCACTCTGCAGAGCAGAGTCAAGGACAGAGAGGATGAAATCCAAAAACTCAGGAACCAG TTGACCAACAAgaccctcagcagcagcagtcaaaCGGAGCTGGAGAATCGTCTCCACCAGCTGACAGAGACGCTGATCCAGAAGCAGACGATGCTGGAGGCTCTGGGCACAGAAAAAAGCTCCCTGGTGTTTCAGCTGGAGCGCCTGGAACAGCAGCTGAAGAACTCACAGGGAGGACAAAGTGGAGGGCCGAGCATCAACATGAGCGGTCTGGAGGGACCAG tggcACGACAAAGAAACACACCCGTCCTTTTCAGCGATCAGGACAGTCCAGGAATGTACGGCAAAGTGCGCAAGGCAGCCAGCACCATTGACCGTTTCAG CATCAGACTGGGTATCTTCTTGAGGCGCTACCCCATGGCCAGAGTTTTTGTCATTCTGTACATG gCTGTACTGCACCTGTGGGTCATGATCGTTCTCTTGACCTACACACCAGAAATGCACCATGGGCATCCAGGTGGAAGATAG
- the rtf1 gene encoding RNA polymerase-associated protein RTF1 homolog, producing the protein MVNVKKRKGRVVIDSDSEDSASDDNLDQELLSLAKRKRVDSGDQEEPVSKPAASTDSETSDSDDEWTVGGTKGKKKVKPGKGSEKKNATKKKVNKATASGSSDGDSSAESSAPEEGEVSDSEINSSSSSSDSDSSEDEVFRDGYDDDLMGDAEDRARLEQMTEKEREQELFNRIEKREVLKRRFEIKKKLKTAKKKEKEEKKKKQEEEQEKRKLSQVQDTQVVMSHNKERRSKRDEKLDKKSQAMEELRAEREKKKNKTAELLAKRQPLKTSEVYSDDEEEEEEDDDKSSVKSDRSSRSSSYDDDEKEETPPKSQPVSLPDELNRVRLSRHKLERWCHMPFFAKTVTGCFVRIGIGNSSSKPVYRVAEIVDVVETAKVYQLGSTRTNKGLQLRHGGDTRVFRLEFVSNQEFMESEFMKWKEAMMVAGMQVPTLDEITKKEQSIKEALNYKFNDKDIEDIVKEKDRFRKAPPNYAMKKTSLLKDKAMAEESGDGDKVKVIQDELNELEERAEALDRQRTKNISAISYINQRNRSWNIVESEKALVAEGQNAKNQQMDPFTRRQCKPTMVSNARDPSVHAAILAHLNQKYGSGSQQDSSGDKNKLGLANPKDKDGPKPNTDLSEDLFKVHDFDVKIDLQVPNAEAKSLSVSSNALPVKDGAPRRSLNLEDYKKRRGLI; encoded by the exons ATGGTGAATGTAAAGAAGCGGAAAGGTCGGGTCGTGATTGACTCTGACTCAGAGGACAGCGCTAGTGATGATAATTTAGATCAG GAGCTCCTGTCTTTGGCAAAGAGGAAGAGGGTTGACTCAGGTGATCAGGAAGAGCCCGTTAGCAAACCTGCAGCTTCTACAGACTCTGAGACATCCGATAGTGATGATGAG TGGACTGTGGGTGGCACCAAAGGCAAAAAGAAAGTTAAACCAGGAAAAGGGTCTGAGAAGAAGAACGCTACGAAGAAGAAGGTTAATAAAGCAACGGCGTCTGGCAGCTCAGATGGAGACAGCTCAGCGGAGAGCTCTGCACCAGAGGAGG GTGAGGTGTCTGATTCGGAGATCAACAGCTCATCCTCTAGCTCCGACTCAGACTCCTCTGAGGACGAGGTGTTCAGGGACGGTTACGACGACGACTTGATGGGAGACGCGGAGGACAGAGCTCGGCTGGAGCAGATGacggagaaggagagggagcaGGAACTGTTCAACAGAATTGAGAAAAGAGAGGTGCTAAAGAGACG TTTTGAAATTAAGAAGAAGCTGAAGACGgcaaagaagaaggagaaagaggagaagaaaaagaagcaggaggaagagcaggaaaAGAGGAAACTATCTCAGGTTCAAGACACGCAAGTG GTCATGTCACACAACAAGGAGAGACGATCCAAACGCGATGAAAAACTTGACAAAAAGTCCCAGGCCAtggaggagctcagagctgaacgcgagaagaagaagaacaaaacaG CGGAACTGCTGGCCAAACGTCAGCCGCTGAAGACGAGTGAGGTTTACTCCGAcgacgaggaggaagaggaggaagacgacGACAAGTCATCAGTCAAAAGCGATCGGAGTTCCCGTTCATCGTCTTATGATGATGACGA GAAAGAAGAAACTCCACCGAAGTCCCAGCCTGTTTCACTACCAGACGAACTCAACAGGGTCCGTCTGTCCAGACACAAGCTGGAGCGCTGGTGCCACATGCCCTTCTTCGCTAAAACAGTTACTGGCTGCTTTGTGAGGATAGGGATCgggaacagcagcagcaaaccagTTTACAGG GTTGCTGAAATCGTGGATGTGGTAGAGACGGCGAAAGTTTACCAACTTGGATCAACACGAACAAACAAGGGATTACAATTAAG GCATGGCGGTGACACGCGGGTGTTCAGGCTTGAGTTTGTATCAAATCAGGAGTTTATGGAAAGCGAGTTTATGAAGTGGAAAGAGGCG atgatgGTTGCTGGAATGCAAGTACCAACTCTTGACGAAATCACCAAAAAGGAGCAGTCCATCAAAGAAGCTCTGAACTATAAGTTCAATGACAAAGACATAGAAGAT ATTGTTAAGGAAAAGGACAGATTCCGAAAAGCGCCACCGAATTATGCCATGAAGAAAACGTCGTTACTCAAAGATAAG GCCATGGCAGAAGAAAGTGGAGATGGCGACAAAGTAAAGGTGATCCAGGACGAGCTGAACGAGCTCGAGGAAAGGGCGGAAGCACTTGACAGACAGAGGACCAAGAACATCTCTGCCATCAG CTACATCAATCAGAGGAACAGAAGCTGGAACATTGTTGAATCTGAGAAAGCTCTTGTG GCTGAaggacaaaatgccaaaaaccaACAAATGGACCCTTTCACACGAAGACAGTGCAAACCCACCATGGTGTCTAAT GCCAGAGACCCGTCGGTCCATGCAGCTATTCTCGCTCACCTGAACCAGAAATACGGCTCTGGGTCACAGCAAGACTCTTCTGGAGATAAGAACAAACTG GGTCTGGCAAACCCAAAAGACAAAGACGGCCCCAAGCCAAACACTGACCTCTCAGAGGACTTGTTTAAAGTTCACGATTTTGACGTAAAGATTGACTTACAGGTCCCCAATGCAG AGGCAAAGTCTCTGTCCGTGAGCTCCAACGCGCTGCCGGTGAAGGACGGCGCTCCTCGCAGGTCCCTCAACCTGGAAGACTACAAGAAGAGGAGGGGGCTGATCTGA
- the oip5 gene encoding protein Mis18-beta yields the protein MEFDESRIMKQTKSSKMSKEADHKQRMTLHCRHCNTVLGDSHGICGEIKCLDSILCLRVTDDVVVSASMELGQKGEMAKCIYSSLECRVCCSAVGKVIHSAPSRLAMVRSLFLLNKANISCYIFKRSLMVKASTLTFDVKPLKESMDMMKLQFEVQLEEMTRIKIRLAETSVTSKLVKK from the exons ATGGAATTTGACGAAAGCCGCATAATGAAACAGACCAAGTCTTCAAAGATGAGCAAAGAGGCGGACCACAAGCAGCGGATGACTCTACACTGTCGGCATTGCAACACTGTCTTGGGGGACTCTCACGGCATTTGTGGGGAGATAAAATGTCTGGACTCTATCTTGTGTCTGA GAGTAACTGATGATGTTGTTGTCAGTGCTTCAATGGAGTTAGGACAGAAAGGGGAAATGGCTAAATG CATCTACAGTTCTCTAGAATGCCGCGTCTGTTGCTCTGCTGTGGGGAAAGTTATTCACTCTGCCCCGTCGCGTTTGGCCATGGTCCGCTCCCTGTTTCTCCTCAACAAAGCAAACATCAGTTG TTACATCTTCAAGCGCAGCTTAATGGTGAAAGCATCCACACTTACATTTGATGTGAAGCCCCTTAAAGAAAGCATGGATATG ATGAAACTGCAGTTTGAAGTGCAGTTGGAGGAGATGACGCGCATTAAGATCAGACTGGCTGAGACAAGTGTTACCAGCAAACTGGTCAAGAAGTGA
- the nusap1 gene encoding nucleolar and spindle-associated protein 1 isoform X1, producing the protein MDFDSMKYAELRTIAKEIGLKANMKADKLLKSIKQHYEKEKINQEEEQGQEKCITAVPEDETVTQDSVEENKDSPHKEGVSSPTVFVNMRRGRKNAPKRKISDTATATDSDAKLPPSAAEGDTSSTPGNKRRRVSSDQSETKPPEQHQDIKDEAPVHGDTEKAPKEAKAGKIPRLKKKPALKTVTPNFKKLHEAHFNKMESIDSYHQRKTKQKENSVKKLKNPSDKTKLPQVDAKTQVKASQSRTSMFSPVPVNKRPAEDKRRHTVVSAIKAPPKKPAGKAEAPFRPSVLSTRRVNVRFSEATHDNEYKKSLVKTPARMSPCVASSTPQTQTGVEGKPKSSRTSIFSATKIPGPFVFTGNTSTSTTPGTQKKSAFDLKASLSRPLAYKPHSGKLKPFGETKENTAQNKSLIINSHQKNYKQHQVQTRGERRVKHMEDRKQKKESVLGARRGLVMM; encoded by the exons atggattttgactcCATGAAATATGCAGAGTTGAGGACCATCGCTAAGGAGATCGGCCTGAAAGCGAATATGAAG GCCGATAAACTCCTGAAATCGATCAAGCAGCattatgaaaaagaaaagatcaaCCAGGAGGAAGAGCAG GGACAAGAGAAATGTATTACTGCTGTTCCTGAAGATGAAACTGTGACACAAGACAGCGTTGAGGAAAATAAAGACTCTCCTCACAAGGAAGGCGTTTCCAGCCCCACTGTGTTTGTGAACATGCGTCGAGGCAGAAAAAACGCTCCCAAGAGAAAGATCTCTGATACTGCGACAGCGACTGACAGTGATGCCAAGTTGCCTCCAAGTGCTGCAGAG GGTGACACATCCAGCACCCCTGGCAATAAGAGGAGAAGGGTTTCCTCTGACCAAAGTGAAACTAAACCTCCCGAGCAGCACCAGGACATTAAGGATGAAGCACCTGTTCATGGTGATACAG AAAAAGCACCCAAAGAGGCCAAAGCTGGTAAAATCCCTCGGCTGAAGAAAAAGCCAGCATTGAAGACTGTCACCCCCA ATTTCAAAAAACTCCACGAGGCACACTTTAACAAGATGGAGTCAATTGACTCTTACCACCAGAGAAAGACCAAGCAGAAGGAGAATTCAGTTAAAAAACTGAAG AATCCTTCGGACAAAACTAAACTGCCGCAAGTTGATGCCAAAACACAAGTG AAGGCAAGCCAGAGTCGCACTTCAATGTTCAGCCCTGTCCCGGTGAATAAGAGACCAGCTGAGGACAAACGCAGACACACTGTGGTCTCAGCCATCAAGGCTCCTCCAAAGAAACCTGCTGGGAAGGCAGAAGCTCCATTCAGACCGTCTGTCCTTTCCACTCGCAGGGTCAATGTTCG GTTTTCAGAAGCCACTCATGACAACGAGTACAAGAAGTCCCTCGTTAAGACGCCGGCACGCATGTCACCCTGTGTGGCCTCGAGCACCCCACAAACGCAGACTGGTGTTGAAGGAAAGCCCAAAAGTAGCAGGACTTCCATCTTCTCTGCCACAAAAATTCCAG GACCATTCGTTTTCACCGGCAACACAAGTACCTCAACAACACCTGGTACACAGAAGAAGTCTGCATTTGACCTGAAGGCCAGTCTGTCACGCCCCCTCGCCTACAAGCCCCATTCAG GTAAACTGAAGCCATTTGGAGAAACCAAAGAAAACACTGCGCAAAACAAGTCGCTTATTATAAACTCTCATCAGAAGAACTACAAACAGCACCAGGTTCAGACAAG AGGGGAAAGGAGAGTAAAACACATGGAAGACCGGAAGCAGAAGAAAGAGAGTGTCCTTGGGGCAAGAAGAGGCCTTGTCATGATGTAA
- the ndufaf1 gene encoding complex I intermediate-associated protein 30, mitochondrial: protein MSLLKITRLPSVRLLSSIHHQLRLTSITPLTVPRRAASRNEYRRPGQPKEDKFPLAPVNFSFLKGLEGIKKHFTLLKNEIFERFIGPQGRPLEEHILEQIRLVWEFRGPESLEEWTVSSDREIGGQSEVHLKLGKNNNTCLLYGTLNSTPPRDGETRYSGYCTMRSKQPLISFDRKKHHDWTSFNTLHLRVRGDGRPWMINITTEMYFAHNQDDMYHYFLYTRGGPYWQDVKIPFSKFFLSSRGRVQDGQYVMWLDKVNTIGFTLGDRADGPFQLEIDYIGVCKDFAHTEEFAYEMYPNKPDEK, encoded by the exons ATGTCCCTGCTGAAGATCACACGTCTCCCCTCAGTGAGGCTGCTTAGCTCCATCCACCATCAGCTGCGGCTCACCTCCATCACTCCTCTCACGGTGCCCAGGAGAGCTGCTAGTCGGAACGAATACAGACGACCGGGCCAGCCCAAAGAAGACAAGTTCCCATTGGCACCAGTTAACTTTAGCTTCCTAAAGGGTTTGGAGGGGATAAAGAAGCATTTCACACTGCTGAAGAATGAGATTTTTGAGCGCTTTATTGGACCACAGGGCAGACCTCTTGAGGAGcacattttggagcagatccgtTTGGTATGGGAGTTCAGAGGTCCAGAGAGCCTGGAGGAGTGGACGGTGTCCTCAGATCGTGAGATTGGGGGCCAAAGTGAAGTTCACCTGAAGCttggcaaaaacaacaacacttgcTTGCTGTACGGGACTCTGAACTCTACTCCTCCAAGGGACGGAGAAACGCGCTACAGTGGCTACTGCACCATGCGCTCAAAGCAACCACTG ATTTCATTTGATAGAAAAAAGCACCACGACTGGACCAGTTTCAACACCCTGCATTTGCGAGTGCGTGGTGATGGACGTCCATGGATGATCAACATTACAACAGAAATGTATTTCGCTCACAATCAAGATGACATGTACCATTATTTCCTGTACACCAGGGGAGGACCCTACTGGCAGGATGTCAAG ATACCTTTCTCCAAGTTCTTTCTCTCATCTCGTGGGAGGGTACAAGACGGCCAGTATGTAATGTGGCTGGACAAG GTTAACACTATTGGATTTACCTTGGGAGATAGAGCAGATGGTCCGTTCCAGCTGGAGATCGATTATATTGGCGTGTGCAAAGATTTCGCACACACTGAAGAGTTTGCCTACGAGATGTACCCTAATAAGCCTGACGAAAAATGA
- the nusap1 gene encoding nucleolar and spindle-associated protein 1 isoform X2, with product MDFDSMKYAELRTIAKEIGLKANMKADKLLKSIKQHYEKEKINQEEEQGQEKCITAVPEDETVTQDSVEENKDSPHKEGVSSPTVFVNMRRGRKNAPKRKISDTATATDSDAKLPPSAAEGDTSSTPGNKRRRVSSDQSETKPPEQHQDIKDEAPVHGDTAPKEAKAGKIPRLKKKPALKTVTPNFKKLHEAHFNKMESIDSYHQRKTKQKENSVKKLKNPSDKTKLPQVDAKTQVKASQSRTSMFSPVPVNKRPAEDKRRHTVVSAIKAPPKKPAGKAEAPFRPSVLSTRRVNVRFSEATHDNEYKKSLVKTPARMSPCVASSTPQTQTGVEGKPKSSRTSIFSATKIPGPFVFTGNTSTSTTPGTQKKSAFDLKASLSRPLAYKPHSGKLKPFGETKENTAQNKSLIINSHQKNYKQHQVQTRGERRVKHMEDRKQKKESVLGARRGLVMM from the exons atggattttgactcCATGAAATATGCAGAGTTGAGGACCATCGCTAAGGAGATCGGCCTGAAAGCGAATATGAAG GCCGATAAACTCCTGAAATCGATCAAGCAGCattatgaaaaagaaaagatcaaCCAGGAGGAAGAGCAG GGACAAGAGAAATGTATTACTGCTGTTCCTGAAGATGAAACTGTGACACAAGACAGCGTTGAGGAAAATAAAGACTCTCCTCACAAGGAAGGCGTTTCCAGCCCCACTGTGTTTGTGAACATGCGTCGAGGCAGAAAAAACGCTCCCAAGAGAAAGATCTCTGATACTGCGACAGCGACTGACAGTGATGCCAAGTTGCCTCCAAGTGCTGCAGAG GGTGACACATCCAGCACCCCTGGCAATAAGAGGAGAAGGGTTTCCTCTGACCAAAGTGAAACTAAACCTCCCGAGCAGCACCAGGACATTAAGGATGAAGCACCTGTTCATGGTGATACAG CACCCAAAGAGGCCAAAGCTGGTAAAATCCCTCGGCTGAAGAAAAAGCCAGCATTGAAGACTGTCACCCCCA ATTTCAAAAAACTCCACGAGGCACACTTTAACAAGATGGAGTCAATTGACTCTTACCACCAGAGAAAGACCAAGCAGAAGGAGAATTCAGTTAAAAAACTGAAG AATCCTTCGGACAAAACTAAACTGCCGCAAGTTGATGCCAAAACACAAGTG AAGGCAAGCCAGAGTCGCACTTCAATGTTCAGCCCTGTCCCGGTGAATAAGAGACCAGCTGAGGACAAACGCAGACACACTGTGGTCTCAGCCATCAAGGCTCCTCCAAAGAAACCTGCTGGGAAGGCAGAAGCTCCATTCAGACCGTCTGTCCTTTCCACTCGCAGGGTCAATGTTCG GTTTTCAGAAGCCACTCATGACAACGAGTACAAGAAGTCCCTCGTTAAGACGCCGGCACGCATGTCACCCTGTGTGGCCTCGAGCACCCCACAAACGCAGACTGGTGTTGAAGGAAAGCCCAAAAGTAGCAGGACTTCCATCTTCTCTGCCACAAAAATTCCAG GACCATTCGTTTTCACCGGCAACACAAGTACCTCAACAACACCTGGTACACAGAAGAAGTCTGCATTTGACCTGAAGGCCAGTCTGTCACGCCCCCTCGCCTACAAGCCCCATTCAG GTAAACTGAAGCCATTTGGAGAAACCAAAGAAAACACTGCGCAAAACAAGTCGCTTATTATAAACTCTCATCAGAAGAACTACAAACAGCACCAGGTTCAGACAAG AGGGGAAAGGAGAGTAAAACACATGGAAGACCGGAAGCAGAAGAAAGAGAGTGTCCTTGGGGCAAGAAGAGGCCTTGTCATGATGTAA